The genomic region CAAACCTTTTCAGGAATGACTGTGAAAAGGTTATCCACCAGCGCACCAACACTGTGCCTTTTGACCTGGCCTCCCACGATGACAGTGTCACAACGACCGTGCGCGTTGTCCGTCCACTGGACGCAGCTGAGCTAGACCTGGAGACAACCTACGAGAAATTCCACCCAACCGTGCAGTCCTTGAGCAATGTCATTGGCCACTTCATCAGCGGCGAACGGCCACAGGGCATCAGGGAGACGGAGGAGATGCTGCGGCTGGGGGCCAGCATGACAGGTGTGGGCGAGCTGGTGCTGGACAGCAACCTGGTGCGGCTGCAGCCCCCCAAGCAGGTAGGGATGTCCTTGAATGCAAATACATTATTATAATGTGATGTGAATTAAGCCTGAGTGATAGGGTGATGTAATCAGATGATGTCACTGACAGAAAAGATGGTGATGTGTAAAAGGCGACAGTCATAAATTGTAAATATTGTAGCATTTTACAGTATAGAAGAAGACAAAGCAGTTTGAGTCTACTGAAGGCTGTATTTAGCTCCAACCTTGCCTCACATACGGAATGGTTCTTTGCTGTCAGCTTGCTTGCCTACCAATGATAAAAGTGACAGTCAATTCAATGTGTTGAGAAACTGGGGTTTACGTTTAAAAATTATACAGGGCGCACACCCTGTATAGTCACCCCACATAATCGGGGCTGTGGTGTGGAGGAGGCTGTCTAGTTCtctctgctaaatgctgtaatgCCAGCtttactttacattaacttaagCTTGCCTCAAAGTGACTGGATATTAGAAAGCCGTTAAGTTAGGTCTCAGCTGCAGGTTAGTGTGTGTGACTTGAAGAAAGTGCAGTATTTTCTGTACAGCTTAAGTGTGCTGGTGCTTAGCCAAATTATGAAAACGCCGCCATATTGACGGAAGACGCCTTGTTTTTAATGATGAAAGCGTGCGGCTATGGCTTTGAAAACCGCTTGTCTGAAGGTTCTCCAACAGGCAGCTTCACTGGCATTAATACAGAAGAATTCTAGTGATGAAACTCATGAACATGTTTGCAGTaacatctgttttaaaacatcttcATGTTggcttattatttaatatgtggTTTTATAAAGATTTTCATTGAAACAAACAGTTAATGATCAAAAAAagcatattgtcgctgtccaaagaaaaccatgtatcttgATTTTTGTGGATATTTTGTTTTCTACATGATTTCAACACACCAgttgtcatttacattgtgcaaagtgtCACGATccatggaccagtagaaatgctctaaaatcacttggaacaaaatcatcttctcctgtaaagttactaatttggagatacttgtttttcgttggacagcaatgatatacacTGTTTGCAGTTTAAGCCACTCCCACCTCCAGTTTGTATCCAGgtacagatgtttctgtctgaACACGCAGGGTTTGCGGTACTTCTTGAGCCGACTGGACTATGAAACACTGCTGGGGAAGCAGGAGGGCAGCCTGCGACTGTGGAAGGCTCTCACGCTGCTCGTGGGGCTGGCGGCCTGTGCCACGCTGCTCTACATGCTGTGGAGGCACTACATCTGGCGGAAGGAGCGAAGGAAGGAACGCAGTGTGCTGGAAGAGTTTAAGGAGCAGCAGAAGAGGCGTGTGCGGGAGTTGAACCTGGACGAGGCGGCCATATCCCCGAGCGCCTGCACCATCTGCCTAAGCCGAGAGAAGTCTTGCGTCTTCCTCGAGTGTGGTCATGTTTGCTCTTGTGACCAGTGCTATCGTACGCTGCCCAAGCCGAAGAAGTGTCCCATATGCAGAGCTAGCATAGATAGGATCGTGCCTTTGTACAACAGCTAATAGCCTCTCGATCAAAATAGATCTAGTAGCACTTATTAAAGCTGCACAAGATATCGTTAATCATTGATCAGTGATTGTTAATAGTCATAACATTGACCTTTACCGTACTGATTCGGCAGGAGGCTAGAATATGCAAAATTAACCATCCAACAAATTACAAATGAGTTCATGAGGGTTTTCTGACGAATCAAGGGAATCACAATATCCAACGacgaaatcattttaaaatatttaatcttAGCGGCTCGtagcacacaaaaacaaatctttCTAAAGATGATTAGAGGGCTTGTTTGCATATTGTACCCTTCTGCAGTGTAAAGGCCAATAATAATTAAACGATGTATTGTGCAGCTCTAGcaaatacattaaaagtagaataACAGCATGCAGCTCAGTGGTTCCCACAGAGTAGCCCTGCTCTGCATAGTTAAGTGTTTTTCGGCTCTAAATGCCAAAGAAAACCGACCAAACTTTCTGCTACAAACACATTCTTTACAGTATAAAGATAAAGAACTGACGAGCCAAATGAATGGTGAGTGCCAGAGTGAATAGACCTCTGAATTCATGTCTCCATTTAGTTTTCGGTGTCAAGCCTATGAAAGAAAATCTGGTTCTAAGCAGGTTCCCtctatggaaaaaataaatgccaTACCCTACTTTCGTGCctgatgtaaacaaatgttCCATAGCCGATATTGATCTTTGATCCCCAAATGTCAGCGGCTCGTCTGAATGGAAAGGAGTCAAATATGAACCTGCCACATCTACAGCCTGCTAGTAAACTTCAACACCAGCTACCCAAACTGTAGCCCACCACTGCCAAAGCAGCTTAACTACTACATGTCAAAGCCtgcaggcttttattttatgatgCTGCCAGTGTTACGATATCAGTTCAGTGTGCAGCAGCGTCAGCTTGCAGGCAGCAAGATAAAGGACCTCAGAATTCAGAGGGAAAATGTCTGCACAGCAAAACATCTGGTTTTTGAGTACTTTTGTTAATCAGGGTGTGATGGTGGCGATTTTTGAAACATAGATTTTCCCCATAGAGAAGAACTGCTTAGACCTAGTACAGGCATGATTCTGACTTCAGATGGATATGCGGAGAGAACGttatagaacagtgtgaatggtggagaacattctagattGTCCTGACACTCAACCACCGCTAAGGCACTGACCAAAACGTTCTTGTGTTTGCTTGATTGAGGTGCTCTAGGCTTAAAACAGCCGCTTTAAAACCAGAAGGGTTTTTGTTTAGCTGATCAAttggagcagggaaaacaccagAGTACACAGCACAGGGCTACTACAGGACCAGAGTTGGGAAC from Pygocentrus nattereri isolate fPygNat1 chromosome 9, fPygNat1.pri, whole genome shotgun sequence harbors:
- the mul1b gene encoding mitochondrial ubiquitin ligase activator of NFKB 1; the protein is MDSSGGKPSTAQIVLLATSSALTALLYSIYKKKAGHVTRLKEAQKISLDQDLKSILAEAPGKCIPYAVIEGVVRSVKETLNSQFVDNCKGVIERLTLKEKKMVWNRTTHLWNDCEKVIHQRTNTVPFDLASHDDSVTTTVRVVRPLDAAELDLETTYEKFHPTVQSLSNVIGHFISGERPQGIRETEEMLRLGASMTGVGELVLDSNLVRLQPPKQGLRYFLSRLDYETLLGKQEGSLRLWKALTLLVGLAACATLLYMLWRHYIWRKERRKERSVLEEFKEQQKRRVRELNLDEAAISPSACTICLSREKSCVFLECGHVCSCDQCYRTLPKPKKCPICRASIDRIVPLYNS